From Dendropsophus ebraccatus isolate aDenEbr1 chromosome 10, aDenEbr1.pat, whole genome shotgun sequence:
atcacctccgTTTTCCCCTGTtatgaaaataaataacatatttggtattgcggcCTTCATAATCACCCGTATGATTAAattttcacattcctgatcttgcgtggtaaacggcataagcgcaaaaaccccgtgcaaaaagtgcaaaattgctaattttctggtcacatcaaatccataaaaactggaataaaaagtcacatatatggaagaaaggtactgatagaaagaacagatcatggtgcaaaaaattgacACAGCCCCAtcgaccaaagaataaaagcgttataaggatggtaacagAGCATTTTGAAGAATTTttaggtttttcttttttaagttttCACTTTttgatgcactgtgtgtgttcAACTATGTATATCTATATTTCCCCATTGGAGCTTACAATGGAACCTCAGTATGATTTTGGAGGAAGGAAACCTGAGTACCTGGAGGGCAgcaagcaaacacacacacacacacacacacacacagaacatacaaactccatgcagatgttgcccAGGTTGAATGTGAACCCAAGATCCTGGTAGTGCAAGGCAATAAGgatgcatgcacactacggaatccgcacggataactattgtcaattctttgggtggacgacggaatccacctgtgcatagaatggagtctatggcttgGGTGTAGATGTGCGCAGGCGTGTGCAGCGGGATCCACAGTgggttatccgtgcagattccttAATACTAACTAGTAAGCCATCATGTTGCTCAGTGCAACTAAGAAGGCTTCTACTGCTGAAGAAATAAGAAAGGACATTTTAGTCGGCTGCCAGAGAGCCAAGGAGACTGATTCTGCCACAGCCCACCTCCTTGCAACAGAGATTAGGAGCAGCACCAAAGGGGACACATAGATGCAAAAATTATAGGGAAAGGTATTTTGTATGCTAAAAACCTTGTAAATGAATTCATGACATTtgcttttgtatatattttttcttctagGTTCATTTTGTGTTCTACAATACAAAATACGCGGATCTAGCCGAGGCTAAAACAATGCCAGATGGCCTGGCTGTGGTTGGAGTACTTTTTAAAGTAAGGATTACTAAGCATTCACACATTAATATAAGAGATATCCATCACAGGAGCATATAGGCAGTAATAAATCAATCATGTATGTCCTGCAAGGTTCTATGAAAAATGGCTAGTGGAGCCAACAGGAGACAAAGTAGATTTACATAGTGATTTACACACTTTCCCGCCAATGAGGCATTGATGAATCCTAACCACATGTTAGAAGTCTATTCTAATAGGATATCATTTTTTCTTTAAAGATTTAAAGATTCTACTTGACAAATGTGTAGCGTCACTTTACGATATGTGTGTAACATTTGTATTATACAAAGATTCCttattccatttttttaaatattcagatCGGTGAAAAAAATGGGGGTCTTGATTACCTACTCAGTATCCTCCCTAATGTTGCTAACAAAGGTAAGTGTTAACTTAATAAAAAATCTATtcttaggtgaaaaaataaagaaCTCTGTCCAGATCTACCAGCAGTATTGGACTGAGGTGCCCAAGACCCAGCAGTGGCATTGATTCTGGGGTCCACCTCACAATTACTATATATGAAAATGTTACCAGATCACTTTAAGGTTTCAACCACATGAACGTTCTTTCCGTTGATTAAGTGCACACATTGGCAATGACCATGTGAACACCGTTACATCATAGTGATTCATGGTGCCCTTACTATCTAAGTCCTTTGTGGTACTCCTGTGTCAAGGTGAGCTAAGAGGTTAACCCCTTATGGgccagttcacattgagcaaaaactgcagaattctgtggcggaatGGGAGGGCGTCCGCGCCTCTGCTTTCTCCCCTCTCCGTTCTAataatcgacatgtcaattctttgagcagaggcatGTGTGCCCTCctgttcagacactgcaggacactgagcgcgaCAGAGAGCTCTGCCATGGAATtctgccgtttttgctcagtgtgaactggccttaagGTTAAAAccaattacatttttttcctcttttctaagagggcttgtttttttgcgGGACAAGTTGTCAATTTAAATGGCATCCTTCATTTTATCTTATGCTTATCTAACACTCGCAGCAAGACACTGCAGACTGATAAGGCAAGGAGAGTTGCATCGCTGTGCGAAGATGGGACCACCGCTATGCTGACACAGGGTACAAGTAGCAGGATAACTCGGCATCTTTACATTTTGCCACTTGCACACCAGTTAGCTGCAGAGACACATAGTCACTATGCCTGGGTTAAAACTAAGCACAAGAGAGGGCACACTCTAGCTCAGGGAGCCACCAGGGGATAAATCTACCTTGGAAACATGTAAGCTGCAATGTGGCTGCTGTGGTCAAAAGATTTTTTCTTATTACACAGTTTTGGTAATATGGGTATTTGGTAGTACTAGGTCGCCTAATGTTTGACACCGTCTGCTTCTTCAAAGCTTTCACTGATGTGCCATGCAGACAGGAAATGACCATGCTGCATAGACACCATAGAGAAACAGAGATCTATTCTGTGTATGCCAAATGGGCACTTCCTGCCAACACAGCACTTCAGCAGAAGCTCTGAAGAAGAGGACAGagcgggatgggtaagtatacatgtttGTTAAGTTCTCCAATATCAATCATTATTATCAATAAtgatgcagaatctgttggcgctatataaattgaatctgttgttattattattattattatagcaatCACCTTTTTTACACATCAGTATGTCATCAGCTTGAATCTTTATTGTGTTTTCTAGGACAGTCGGTGACATTTCCCATAAATATAAATAACTTGCTTCCTCGTAGTTTGTGGAGTTATTATAAGTACCAGGGGTCCCTCACCACCCCACCATGTTCGGAGAATGTAGCCTGGCATGTGATAAGCACACCTCTACAGCTTAGCAGATCTCAGGTAATGTTGCATGCACCACTGTACAATACTggccatatacagtacactgagaCCAACTCTATATAAAAACCAGATGATACCACTGCACCATTACCAGATATTGCCACCACATAATAACATGTTACTTATACACTCCTACTGAATAAAACTCATTATAACAAGGGCAATATTATCAATAACAACACTACACAGgatacaaataataccaccatactatgaccacatatcaccaccaccTAATTAATATCATACTATATACAAAACACTATATGCAGACACTGTTTACATCCATATGGTGGCTATATAATGATTTCAGCACAGTTATTGTACATTCTAGTGACATTTTTATTGAAGTCTTCCTCTTTTGTCATCTTCCCCACTTGGCCCGGACCATCATGCTGACTGTGCAACAGACTCCACATACTATAGGCTCCCCTTCGTAGCCCCCACATACTATAGGCCCCCATGTGCAGCCCTCACATACTACAGGGCCCTCCTGTGCCGTCCCGGATAATATAGACCTCCCCTGTGTAGCAGTTTTTATATGAAAAACAAAGGATACCTTCCACATTGCTCCCCAGCAGCGTCTCTCCACCTGGAGCTTCAGTCATAGAAATTGCTACTGCCAAGCTTAGTCAGCTGCTACTACAATGTGCGGCTGACCTCACCTGTCCAGGCCGGAGCCaagaaggagaggagaagagggcaGGCGCTGGAGCAGTGAACTTGGCAATAGCAAGTCTTTTATCTTGACCTTTAAAGGGGCAGAGTGACTCTAACCCTTAAGGGTACCGAGGGGAGGGATCGGCCGTGGGGGCATGTGCCCCGGCCCAGCCGGCCTCTGCTTCTACTACTACTCAATAATAGGCTGCAAGCCTACAACTGCCTGCTACCTAGAAGATTATAACATGGGGAGCCAACAAGCTTTCAGGGGGCAATGGCCTGCCCAGTATCCTGGAGCAGGGCTGCAGGGAATATGGGTAGTTCAGGCCATGGGCCACCCGAACCATTCATATTACAATCTGCCACTATGTGGGGTACCAATGTAGGGACGTCTCTCTATCATTTACATAGGCCTTAAAGGGcagtccaggcttagaaaaatataacccctttcttacagaaacagtaccactcttgttctcaatttgggtgggggttttctgctcagtttcattaaagtgaatggagctgaattgtaatacacaacctggggacaggggtggtgctgttttttcaagaaagtactttttctgtgctttttctaattctggataacccctttaataggaaggTTATTGTACAAAGATCTCCAATGCCCATGAGAGAAAGTAACTAATATTTTCTACTTTATTTCCATAGTATGATGCTTTTGTTTCTTCACTGTACTTTACATCAAGTGACTCTGAAGAACATATCCCGATGATAGACAACTTCAGGCCACCCCAGCCACTTAACGGAAGAACAGTGTATAAATACTACTAATATGCTTTTTGTATCATGTTTTAAAGTgactataataaaagaaaaaagaacatggCTGTAGACTTTTACTACCAATAGTTTTTCACACAGGACAGGTAACACATGTAAATTCACAGAAGAAAAGCTGCACTAAATTCTACAGATATGTTGTGGATTTGCAGTGGATAAACATGCAAAATTTTCCATACACTAACACGACGAACCAAAAATCGTTAATCGATGTCTTTGAACATGTGGAAAAATTATTGTCGGCAGTTTGAcgatcgttcgcaaatcttttTGTCTAATAAGTCGTCCACAGATAAAACATACCatgtgggttgtcctgaggaacgattaatgACCTCAAAAATGTTTGTTGATAACAGCAATTGGTGAATGTAACATCAGAAACGTTCGCTACTAAATCGCTAGTTATCACTTGCAATCAACTGGTATAGCAAATCTTTACATGATAATCGctatatgtaatagggcctttaggctgtgttcacacctttAATTACAGTACTTCATCATTTCATTGCGATTTATTTTCAAGAAACTGATTTCTATATTCACCAGGTTGTACAATGATATCTACCTCTAAGGTgccctatagattttttttaaaatcaaggaCAGGTTTATTGGTGAAACATGACAGAGATCCCCTCCTCCCACATGACCCAGACTCTTCTCAGTCGTTAGGTCTTGGCATAGAGAAGGCCTATTTAATTTTGACAATTTTggcaaaaattataaaaatttgtGTATATTTGGTGATGCCTACTAAAAATCCATTTTCATTCTAGTTCATGCAAATGGTTGCAATTTATGCATTTATCCCAGTCTTCTctgcttcagccaatcagtggctgcagcaatgtcctggaggaaaaaaaactctCAAAATGATGAAGGAATACCTACACCTCTTACCTCAGACTTCATGTTTCCCATCCACTGCTGTCTGTCCCAGGTAGCCATAACATGGCTCAAGAAGTTCCTGCAGCGGCCTTCACATGCTCATGACTGTCTCACGTCAGACCTCATAAGTTGAAGaaagtaaaatataaaatacGCATAAATGTTAACATTTGAAGATAATCTGAATTAAAACACAAGACCAAAACCCGTAATTGGCTGTCAACTTATCTGATCGAGTACTGACCTTCAGTGCAATGATGCTTTCAGGCTAATTATGGTCCAACGAAGGCCGCCTCAGGCTGATAGGGTCCCACGATGGTCCTCTTGGGTTGAGGGGAGTCTGATGATGGCCCTTATGGGATTATGAGGGTCCCACAATGGCTCTCTAGGTCTAAAGACGATGCCACAAGGGCCCTCTTGGGCTGAACTCAATAACACAACTGCCTTCTCGGGCTGAAAAGGGTACCACGATGGCCCTCTTGGGCTGATGAGGATCCCATGACTGCCCGCTCTGGCTGATTAGGGTCCTACGACTGCCCTCTCTGTCTAATGAGCATCCCCTGTTGACTCTCTGGCTGATAAAGCTCCCATGACGGCCCTCCCCTTTGACCTTTCTGGCACGtgtgaccccaccaggagcattaataTCGCCAGCTTAGCTCATAGGATCACAAAGGCATCTAAGCTCTCTCACCACATCACAGTAGAGGCAGTAAaagggagcccccccccctaaatacCTACACCTCTTACCTCAGACTTTATGTTCCACATCCTCTGCTGTCTGTCCCATGTGACCCTAACACCCTCAACAGGCTACCACAACGGCTCTCACAAGCTTATAACTGTCCCATGTCAGACCTGATGGGTTGACACCTCTGAAATATTAAATATGTTGATAAGATAAGCTAAATTAAGAAACCCTATAGTCCAAAACACTATATTGGTTCTCAACTTACCTGATCGAGTTCTGACCTTCAGTGCTGATGAGGGTCCAACGATGGCCCCCTCAGGCTAATAGGGTAACACAATGGCCCTCTTGGGCTAAAGGGTATCCTATGATGACCCTCTCGGGATGTTGAGGGTACTACAATGGTCCTCTAGTTCTAATGAAGATTCTGTGACGGTCCTCTTGGGCTGATGAGTGTGCCTTTCTTAGTCTAGTCTCTCCCCTTTGACCTTTCTGGCACGGGTGACTCCACTAGGAGCATTACTCCCGCCAGCCTAGCTTATAGGATCATAAATGCATGTAAGCTCCCTCACCATGTCAAGGTGGAGGCAACAAGAAAGAGCCCCACCCCCCTCCCAAATACCTACATCTCTTACCTTAGACTTTATAAAAACTGATGAGTGGACGCCtctgaaatataaaataaaaagtataaatgTTGACATTTAAAGATAAGCTGAATTAAAAAACAAGCCCAAAACCCTATAGTGGTGCTCAATCTACCTGATCCAGTTCTGACCTTCAGTGCTTCAGTCCTCTCGGGTTGAAGACTGTGACACAGCCGCTTTCTTGGGGTGTAAAGGGTCCCACCATGGCCTTCTCGAGCTGATGACGGATCCAAGATGGCCCTCAACTCTAAGCTCCCTTCCCACGTACTTAagcactgtttgtaactgtttgcactaagataccttttccaagtaaagtttacaagttgtATAACTCACTACCATtgcacctgcacttacactccgcacctcacacctatccCAACCAAGGTTCATAGGCCAGCCATCCTGATAGGATGGCAGTTTGTGTCATGGTTTGTACCAGCAGCAGTGATGTAGATCCAGGGAGGAGCCTCCGTCTAGCATCGCCGATTGCTCTAGCACACCATGATTGGCTGCCCCAACCAGGGGGCTGagggggttggggtttaatcatatcataataatttatcatagtgcacagtgctgggagacacaccactctgacagtgccaggaacgctgcacgttgctctgacagtgccaggaacactgcacaccgCTCTGACAGTGTGAGAAACGCCGCATGCatgcttctattttttttattttggtccactgtgtatttgagtttgacacctctggtATAGAGTAACGGCTGTATTTGATTACGACCATCAAAATaaagaacatgctcattatttatcacTTGCTTTTGCTCAAAAtggatattttttaaaaatttattcACACATTCTTTTATTTTGAATAAAATTATGGTCGTATTTAGCTGTGTGTGAGCCTTGTCTAACAATCATACTCTTTGAGTATCTGCCAGAACTGCATATTTATATGGCAGCACATATTATACCCACAAGGCTTTTAGGTATGTGGCTGCGGATCATGAAGCTACGATTCTAATAATAGTTCCTGTGatgtatttcatttatttttttattttcacagtacACCTGATGCTATGCAATTACGTTCTCTTTACCATGCACTTAACACTAGTATACGtgtcgtttttttttattacaaattatTGTTTGCTAGCCCTTTAAGCCAAAGAACAAACTTTGTCCATCTCCAAAATTTTCTCCAGATGCTTATTTCTGTTTATCTGAAACATACGCGGAATTTCGGTGCCATAACAATGCAAAATGTTGCTTTTAGAGTGAGCATTATCAGGAAGAATTCTTCTCTTTGGTAATAAAATGAGATAATAGTTTTattatactgacatctagtgggcaTCTAATGGACAAATGTACACTATAAAGAAATGTTCATTGCAAAATGTGGCATGCTGGGTATAAATCACTGGAGCTCATTTATTTTACTGGCAAGAGCAGGAAAGTTATTGGGGCCTGGAATTTCCCCTCTAAGCTAAGCTAAGATTATGATTCAACGCTGATATAGTGTATTATACTGTAGCCTTTTTAGCAGCGTACAAACTTCTTGCAGAAAATTGTAATATTTTATATCATCGCATCACTGCACCTATCTGGGTGAAGGATACATTAACAGGATCCCCAGTTTTCCATCAGAAGCATCTGTACCTGCATAATTACTTGCAGATGGTTGCAGAATTACAGCCTgggttgtatataaccaggtcaTTTAACCATTGCTTTGGCATCTAAGTATTTAGagaaaaggtatgttcacactgaggaatttgaagcggaatccgtgcggattccacttgaaattgCACCCGTAAAATATGGACAAAGCAGTGTCCCATTGTATTCAATGGGAtatccgctctgttgttcacatggcAAAATTTTCCAACgtggatccgctttccgcccaaataattgacacgtcaattctttgggtggattctgctagagaaatcctatagaagtcaacggGGCTTGAATTCCGATTGAATTCTACTCTAATGCGGCCAGAGCTGAAtaagggaggaatttcaagcagaaaactttcctcttcaattcctcgcctattcctcagtgtgaacataccctaagggaagAATCTCCCTCTGCTACCCCCTCCCCAACTGTGATCACAGAGTACCAATGGATTGCTATGGCAGACAAGGCTCAACAATGGTCTCCAGGCCTGCTGTTTATGAAAGCTTAAAAGCAGGGTGTTACTCAACTCACTCAGTTTCAGCTGGGATGTTGATGACACATCCAGTTGGCAGGCAAAATTATTGTAATAATATGAAAAGTTGTATGTGACCTTACATGGTACCAATGGAAACTACATTGTTTTCCAACCCctttcaaaaagtaaaaaaataaaaaaataatactaacAACACCAACTGTGTTGGTTGCTAAATTACAAGATTGCAGATAAGGCCAATAATTTAGAAACCCGCTGTTCTTTACAACCTCAGAAAACAgcagaaaaacaacaaaatcaAAGTCAAATTACAATACAGAATGTGATTTCTACCCAGCGTTATAATAACTCAAATGAGTGGATAAATTGTCTCCAATTCTCAAGGCTTCTCTGATGCCAGAAACATATTTACTTTTGTAAAGTGAACAGATGAATGGCTGACAGGTGAGGATTATGATGGCACCGCAgggtcccctcacagaggagagGTGAGCACTGCAAGCGAATTAAAGATAAatgaagacaaaaaaaatgtaagcTAGAGTTTTTTAGGAAGTTCCTGTGGTCTCATCACAGCTCCATCTGTGGAAATACCAAcattatcatcatcaccatcatcatcatcatctctgccAACAGCTGGCCTAAGTGGGCTCCATCGAGCAGGTCCATTAAACATGACTGCTTATTTTTCAAAGATCTATGTCTCCTGTACTGCTAACAAGGCCATGGCTGATAACCTAAATGGCATTGAATTTAGGAAACCCATTTTCCAATACCTGATTAAGAAATAGCAGGGAAGAATAGCAGGGTTCCATGTGCAGGATCCTCACCTCATCACTaggtaattataaaaaaatattacaaagagtggaggacctgtcctggcCTACATTACAaagaccatacctcccaactttttctGGGAAAAAAGAGGGACAGTCATGGCACTGCACCACGCCCTCTATAGCCACGCTCTCCCCATAACCAcacccccatagccacaccctcatatccacctattaccattatataaaaaacaaatattatcaccacatcgtGACTTACTACATACTACATCGAGACCagtatctccactacactgacctATATAGAGGTAGATACAAATGATGCTCAGGTTCTTTACACCATACACTTTACACCATACacgtgattacagtacagctacattcagtgactcacaggggactttgtctctgatcggaattgctcactttttcttttcttctccatctggtacagTCCATCATGAAAATCACTCCTGGCAATGCCTCGTCCCTAATGAATCtagcagacaaatattttagactttttgcttttgcaccatcctcaccatctatacaaagtccccatctatattgctctgcactgtaacagtgctccctctAGGCCACCCTGTAGTGTTTAGGCCTCCTGTGGACCCTTAAATAGTACTTAGGCCACCTCTGCGCCCttttatagtagataagccacctctgtcttccccatatagtagtaagacccctctgtcttccccatatagtagctaaaactctctgtcccctggtagtagcaatccccctcccatgtagccattgcCTCCTGTCCTGGTAGTAcgtcccccctcccatgtagccattgtcccctggtaggaagcccccccccatgtagccactgTACCCTGGTAGgaagcccccccccatgtagccattgtACCCTGgtaggaagccccccccccatgtagccactgTACCCTGGTAGTAAGGCCCCctggagaacctatatccagtcctgtatacaatatatcagtatagagaacatatatccagtcctgtatacaatgtatcagtatagggaacctatatccagtcctgtatacaatgtatcagtatagggaacctatatcaagtcctgtatacagtgtatcagtatagagaacctatatccagtcctgtatacaatgtatcagtatagggaacctatatccactcctgtatacaatgtatcagtatagggaacctatatccagtcttATATAAAGTGTATCAGTatggagaacctatatccagtcctgtgctgtagagtctgagctgtatacagtgtaccagTATATACAACATGTAACAGGCAGCCAgctgcagctcacagagcattgtctgtgtcAAACtcacagtcctccagctgttgaaaaactaatattcccatcatgcctggacagacaaagctttagataTCCAGGCCTGAtgagagctgtagttttgcaacatctggagagctgCAGTTGGGGTTGtaggttgtagttgtggagcagtatgcagctgttaagacatgctgggggttgtagttgtggagcagtatgcagctgtcaggacatgctgggggttgtagttgtggagcagtatgcagctgtcaggacatgctgggggttgtagttgtggagcagtatgcagctgtcaggacatgctgggggttgtagttgagcagtatgcagctgtcagggcattctgggggttgtagttgagcagtatgcaccGTTCAGCACATGCTtcgggttgtagttgtggagcagtatgcagctgtcaggacatgctgggggttgtagttagggagcagtatgcagctgtcaggacatgttgggggttgtagttgtggaacaGTATGCAGctatcaggacatgctgggggttatagttgtggagaagtatgcagctgtcaggacatgctgggggttgtagttgtggagcagtatgcagctgtcaggacatgctgggggttgtagttgtggagcagtatgcagctgtcaggacatgctgggggttgtagttgagtagtatgcagctgtcagggcatgctgggggttgtagttgagcagtatgcaccGTTCagcacatgctgggggttgtagttgtggagcagtatgcagctgtcaggacatgctgggggctgtagttgtggagcagtatgcagctgtcaggacatgctgggggttgtagttgtggaacaGTATGCAGctatcaggacatgctgggggttgtagttgtggagcagtatgcagctgtcaggacatgctcggggttgtagttgtgaagcagtatgcagctgtcaagacatgctgggggttgtagttgtggagaagtatgcagctgtcaggacatgctgggggttgtagttgtgaagCAGTATgcagttgtcagggcatgctgggggttgtagttgtagagcagtatgcagctgtcagggcatgctgggggttgtagttgtggagcagtatgcagctgtcagggcattctgggggttgtagttgagcagtatgcaatGTTCagcacatgctgggggttgtagttgtggagcagtatgcagctgtcaggacatgctgggggttgtagttaggGAGCAGTATGCAGTTGTCAggacatgttgggggttgtagttagtgagcagtatgcagctgtcaggacatgttgggggttgtagttagggagcagtatgcagctgtcaggacatgttgggggttgtagttaagcagtatgcagctgtcaagaaatgctggggtttgtagttttGGAGCAATATGCAGCTGCCATTGCCTCCTGGTAGGAAGCCCCCCctgaggtagccattgcccccttgtagtaagcccccctgaggtagccattgccccctggttgTAAGCCCACCACTGAGGTAGCCATTACCCCCTGGTTGGTAGTACTCCTCTCTCCCATGTGGacaatgccccctgtacagtaaaaaaaagctGGGCTTCTCTGTCCTCCAGCATCTCTTATCCCTGCTCTGTgtgcatgagtgacgtcactggagatatgggggagagagcggcctcttgtgcccggaggcagaatgacgccttTGGCCACAAGAGTTTTGGCAGAGCAGGAGGCcgatgtctcctcctctgtaaGTGTAACTGGGTGCGGGGGCTAGGCTTGGGGGGTGTTTGgctagcgggacacatgggggctgtccCGGTACGGCATGACATGACCCCAGAATCGGGACTGTCCCGttggatccgggacagttgggaggtatgcaaagACAACCCAAATGGGTATAGTAGTAAAACCTGATAATAGACAACCCAAACATATTATAgctcccagtataatacagaccccagtagcAGGCCctaagcatattacagaccccagtatcaggcccccagcatattgtaTACTCCAGTATCAGCAGTTTGCTGGCAGTAACAGAGAAATGAGAGAAGGAGAAAGGAGGATAAACTCTACTTGCTGTTAATTACAATCAGTTATGTGGACAGAGAAGTCCATTCTCTGAATGACAGGGCAGTTGGTTTTTAAAGGAAACTAATCAGTATGATTGTTCT
This genomic window contains:
- the LOC138766388 gene encoding carbonic anhydrase-like; this translates as MLRLVCALVLYFILGCHAAGDWCYEHAACGPSTWAEHFPSCGLNSQSPINIVTSQATYSRKLGPIYIYSSTGSSTGVITNNGHTVEVVLDSQHFLSGAGLQNIYQLAGFHFHFGSPLSTDQGSEHLINGKAYPLEVHFVFYNTKYADLAEAKTMPDGLAVVGVLFKIGEKNGGLDYLLSILPNVANKGQSVTFPININNLLPRSLWSYYKYQGSLTTPPCSENVAWHVISTPLQLSRSQYDAFVSSLYFTSSDSEEHIPMIDNFRPPQPLNGRTVYKYY